A genomic region of Amphiura filiformis chromosome 6, Afil_fr2py, whole genome shotgun sequence contains the following coding sequences:
- the LOC140156021 gene encoding uncharacterized protein: MARHGEPEAKLTRIGEDGDGPDVENIGRINGIQGQNYEDVDIVPANIRFERQVEDVMEYVGKYISDWLLLRLRTLLNFWEVICSYIMFAMIPIYAAYDQGVIICNEHHELIKKILRWAGYAIIAISVLLVCRMLVMLYNVQDDIEEFASFVKAKDQEFLKIMDHQYNHVDEIYEAQQNIKDHLEAVEKKSTDDLASHDGALAEIKTSIVEVKNEFEDFMIKSQMHMMELQKESQKTQEKMMAMQHESNREMGKIRDDVNGVRSEYQRMKRSLDSIDYNIHKMKECGFFARLFGYC; the protein is encoded by the exons ATGGCACGACACGGCGAGCCAG aagctaaattaacaaggATTGGAGAAGATGGAGACGGTCCAG ATGTCGAAAATATTGGCAGAATTAATGGAATTCAAGGTCAAAACTACGAAGATGTGG ATATTGTCCCTGCAAATATTCGGTTTGAACGACAGGTGGAAGACGTCATGGAGTACGTGGGGAAATATATCTCAGATTGGTTGTTGTTACGGTTAAGAACATTGCTTAACTTCTGGGAAGTTATATGTTCTTACATCATGTTCGCGATGATACCTATCTATGCAGCATATGATCAAGGGGTGATAATTTGTAATGAGCACCATGAACTGATCAAAAAGATCCTACGTTGGGCAGGGTATGCGATCATAGCAATATCAGTACTCCTTGTGTGCCGAATGCTAGTCATGCTTTATAA tGTTCAGGATGACATAGAGGAATTCGCATCATTTGTGAAAGCGAAAGATCAAGAATTTTTAAAGATTATGGACCATCAATATAACCACGTTGACGAGATCTACGAAGCTCAGCAAAACATCAAAGATCATCTAGAAGCAGTGGAGAAAAAAAGCACCGACGATCTGGCCAGTCACGACGGAGCACTCGCAGAAATAAAAACCTCTATCGTGGAAGTGAAAAATGAGTTCGAGGATTTCATGATAAAATCCCAAATGCATATGATGGAACTACAAAAAGAAAGTCAAAAAACGCAAGAAAAGATGATGGCTATGCAACACGAAAGCAACCGCGAAATGGGGAAAATTCGTGATGATGTGAATGGTGTACGATCAGAATATCAACGGATGAAAAGGTCTCTTGATTCGATAGACTATAATATCCATAAAATGAAGGAATGTGGATTTTTTGCACGCCTTTTTGGTTACTGTTAA
- the LOC140156022 gene encoding tumor necrosis factor receptor superfamily member 16-like — MMTNMKISQNCCLQLSLRWIYIVHFAILYTLVYSSSIPQCPSGEFTSKGACCKQCPPGHGVITSCGDNNTVCEQCYPDISYSPEWSHTSGCKLCSRCQRNERLAQLCNSSQDTICECRRDYFRDADGTCSQCNMCPPGYGVVVACSTNMDSKCSQCANGTFSDGTSATDFCKPCTLCPEGSTVLQQCTTFSDTLCSGTLKLVGSSNKPAVSTDPTVVLTPRNPKSFSVVPIYCVLLGAVVVGLMIYVIFKRWSFNKVKLRNQKMIRSNTSNSIVGKDTLVETGVLSKSPKLIKSNSVLLSISDRNLQSSRMPLMAVPSTTLYRDLVIEKRMEVEMSLGSTRIDRRDWRGLAEKLGFSEQDVRHYIKTCDTALPVQRMLETWSQNDAATLGALVTALHAINRIDVVDKVPISAYT, encoded by the exons GTGTACTCCTCATCGATCCCACAATGCCCCAGCGGTGAATTCACATCTAAAGGAGCTTGTTGCAAGCAATGTCCGCCTGGTCACGGAGTCATCACGTCATGTGGAGATAACAACACAGTCTGTGAACAGTGTTATCCCGATATTTCTTATTCCCCTGAATGGAGTCACACATCGGGATGCAAACTTTGTAGTCGCTGCCAAAGAAATGAACGCCTCGCACAATTATGTAATAGTTCGCAAGACACTATTTGCGAATGTAGAAGAGACTACTTCCGTGATGCCGATGGGACGTGTAGTCAGTGTAATATGTGTCCCCCGGGTTATGGGGTTGTGGTGGCGTGTTCTACAAATATGGATTCAAAATGTAGCCAGTGTGCAAACGGGACCTTTTCAGATGGGACAAGTGCTACTGATTTCTGTAAACCGTGTACTTTGTGTCCTGAAGGAAGTACAGTGTTGCAGCAGTGTACAACGTTTTCAGACACACTTTGTTCag GTACTCTCAAGTTAGTGGGATCATCTAATAAACCAGCGGTATCAACCGATCCAACCGTAGTACTCACACCCCGCAATCCGAAATCGTTCAGTGTTGTACCAATCTACTGTGTGTTACTTGGTGCCGTTGTTGTGGGTCTCATGATATATGTGATATTCAAACGATGGTCTTTTAATAAAGTGAAACTAAGAAACCAGAAAATGATAAG GTCCAACACAAGCAACTCTATAGTCGGCAAAGATACACTAGTGGAAACAGGTGTTCTTTCTAAGAGTCCTAAATTAATCAAAAGTAACAGTGTATTGCTATCTATAAGTGATCGGAATCTACAAAGCTCTAGAATGCCACTAATGGCAG TTCCCAGTACAACATTATACAGAGACTTAGTCATAGAAAAGAGAATGGAAGTAGAAATGTCATTAGGATCAACTAGAATAGACCGCCGAGACTGGAGAGGATTAGCGGAAAAACTCGGTTTCTCAGAACAAGATGTTAGACATTATATAAAAACTTGTGACACAGCGTTACCTGTGCAAAGAATGCTTGAAACATGGAGTCAAAATGATGCAGCAACGCTGGGGGCCTTAGTAACTGCTTTACATGCTATTAATAGGATAGACGTTGTGGATAAAGTACCCATCAGTGCTTATACATAG